One genomic region from Candidatus Xiphinematobacter sp. encodes:
- a CDS encoding YIP1 family protein gives MTYLTHPIHINRNRRSLGQFSQEEVSTGLASGRFLPTDLGWTLGMEAWKPLSEFQDLLQPLPPQKLGVSIPPTLLLEPLWEKRHEVGFLQALLQTVRGLLVNPAEIFSKMPTEGDYLSPILYVIILTVGVGICTLPYSRFYAAAFRRLVHGLPGVNTLNMSFFEVDSLNLASAAMAIALMPVLATLGSLLRASFLHLILYLVGGANKGFESTFRIICYSDATAAIFRLLPFLGILVTFVFDVLLLIVGLKKVNQIEGWRAALTVLFLPFCFFVSVGAGILFLAFP, from the coding sequence GTGACATACCTTACCCATCCAATCCATATCAATAGAAACCGACGTTCTCTTGGCCAGTTCTCTCAGGAAGAAGTATCCACTGGCCTGGCGTCCGGGCGTTTTCTTCCGACTGACCTAGGCTGGACTCTGGGAATGGAGGCTTGGAAGCCGCTTTCCGAATTCCAGGATTTGCTCCAGCCGCTTCCGCCACAGAAATTAGGAGTGTCCATTCCCCCTACACTTTTGCTTGAACCTCTATGGGAAAAAAGACACGAAGTCGGCTTTTTACAAGCACTGCTGCAAACTGTTAGAGGACTCTTGGTAAATCCCGCTGAGATTTTCTCAAAAATGCCTACCGAGGGAGATTATCTTTCCCCCATTCTCTACGTCATTATCCTAACAGTAGGTGTAGGGATTTGTACACTACCTTACAGTAGGTTTTACGCGGCAGCGTTCAGGAGGTTGGTACACGGCTTGCCTGGTGTAAATACGCTGAATATGAGCTTCTTTGAAGTAGATTCCCTCAACCTAGCAAGCGCTGCAATGGCGATTGCACTTATGCCAGTCCTAGCGACCCTAGGGAGCTTACTTCGTGCTAGCTTCTTGCACCTAATTTTGTACCTTGTGGGCGGCGCAAACAAAGGATTCGAGTCTACGTTCCGAATTATTTGTTATTCAGACGCCACAGCCGCCATTTTTCGTTTGCTTCCTTTTTTAGGGATCCTAGTTACCTTTGTATTTGATGTCCTGTTGTTGATCGTGGGCCTTAAGAAGGTTAACCAGATAGAGGGATGGCGTGCCGCCTTGACAGTGCTCTTTCTTCCTTTCTGTTTCTTTGTCAGTGTTGGAGCGGGTATTCTGTTTCTGGCCTTTCCATGA
- a CDS encoding thymidylate synthase, translated as MEQYQRLLRLVLEKGKWKLDRTKTGTLSVFGAQERFDLRECFPLLTTKRMHVRSIIHELLWFLRGDTSVHYLNENRVTIWNKWADAEGSLGRTYGAQWRNWRTLEGKPVDQIQSVIDHIRTNPNSRRLVVSAWNVGELDQMVLAPCHAIFQFYVQDGEISCHLYQRSADLFLGVPFNIASYSLLTLMVAQVCNLRPFELVHTFGDLHLYQNHLEQAHLQLQRKCRILPQMYLNPKVHEIDEFRFGDFYLVGYHPHPTIKAPVSV; from the coding sequence ATGGAACAGTATCAACGACTCCTCCGTTTAGTTCTTGAAAAGGGAAAGTGGAAATTGGACCGCACGAAAACTGGTACCCTTTCCGTCTTTGGCGCGCAGGAGAGATTTGATCTGCGCGAGTGCTTTCCTCTTCTTACTACAAAGAGGATGCATGTGCGCTCGATTATTCATGAACTTCTCTGGTTTCTTCGAGGAGATACTAGTGTCCACTATTTAAACGAAAATCGAGTGACCATCTGGAATAAATGGGCCGATGCTGAAGGGAGTTTGGGACGCACTTACGGAGCCCAATGGCGGAATTGGCGCACCCTGGAAGGGAAACCTGTCGATCAGATTCAATCAGTGATTGACCACATCCGCACTAACCCTAACAGTCGGCGGCTGGTAGTGTCCGCCTGGAACGTTGGTGAACTTGATCAAATGGTTCTGGCTCCCTGCCATGCTATTTTTCAATTTTATGTTCAAGACGGTGAGATATCCTGTCACCTCTATCAGAGGAGTGCAGATCTCTTTCTCGGAGTTCCGTTTAACATTGCTTCCTATTCCTTGCTAACACTTATGGTAGCGCAGGTGTGCAATCTCCGCCCCTTCGAGCTAGTCCATACCTTTGGGGATCTACACCTTTATCAAAATCATCTAGAACAGGCACATCTTCAGCTCCAACGGAAGTGCAGGATTTTGCCCCAGATGTATCTTAATCCCAAGGTACATGAGATTGACGAATTTCGCTTTGGAGATTTTTATCTCGTCGGATACCATCCGCATCCTACCATTAAAGCCCCTGTCTCAGTATGA
- a CDS encoding dihydrofolate reductase, giving the protein MKAIVAITENRVIGYRGGIPWRLPEDLRFFREVTWGATVIMGRRTYDSIGHPLPGRENVVLTRKGGLQVARNGVLCTSDLKVIARLCKQVEKSGGEVFVVGGACVYKALLPLCNEIFVTHVKGYGSLKEDTFFPPFEKEFDSKAFIRENKRMRIVHYLRRGPKNEGRPGLTHRRL; this is encoded by the coding sequence ATGAAAGCCATCGTTGCAATAACAGAAAACCGCGTCATCGGGTATAGAGGAGGGATTCCTTGGAGGCTTCCAGAGGACCTAAGATTTTTTAGGGAGGTTACTTGGGGTGCCACCGTAATCATGGGACGCAGGACATATGACTCTATTGGACATCCTTTGCCAGGAAGAGAAAATGTTGTTCTCACGCGCAAAGGAGGATTGCAAGTGGCGAGGAATGGAGTGCTTTGTACCTCTGACCTGAAAGTGATTGCTCGATTGTGCAAGCAAGTGGAAAAAAGCGGAGGGGAAGTGTTTGTGGTTGGTGGGGCGTGCGTCTATAAAGCCTTGTTGCCGCTATGCAACGAGATCTTTGTCACCCACGTGAAGGGTTACGGTTCCTTGAAGGAAGATACCTTCTTTCCACCCTTTGAGAAGGAGTTTGATTCGAAGGCATTTATTCGGGAGAATAAGAGGATGCGGATTGTGCACTACCTAAGGAGGGGACCCAAAAATGAAGGCAGACCAGGTCTAACCCACCGTAGATTGTAG